A region of the Kaistia geumhonensis genome:
GGCGCCGCGGAACCGCAGCACCGCCAGCGCATAGCCGGCGAGTGAGGAGACGACGAGCAGCGTCAGCACGGCGCCGATCGTCACCACGACCGAATTGGTGAAATATTCCGACAGGCGCGACTGGGTCCAGGCCTGCGCGAAATTGGCCAGCGTCGGGTCGCTGGCGAGGCCGAAGCGGTCGAGCACGAAGCCCTTTCTCGTCTTCAGCGCCGCGTTGATCGTGAAGAAGACCGGATAGACGCAGGAGAGCGCCAGCAGGACCATCGGCAGCGCGATGAGCGTCAGCGCGCGCTTCTGGCGGATCTCGACGGCGGCCATGGCTGCTCCTCGGAGGCTGTCGGTTACAGGCTGGCGTTTCGGGACATGATGCGGATCTGGATGAAGGCGAGCCCCGCCATGAGGGCGAACAGCACCATCGAGATCGCGCTCGCATAGCCCGGCCGGTTCATGCGGCCCTGCTCGAGCCAGATGAGGAATTCCGGCAGCGTCGTCGACGTGCCCGGCCCGCCGGCGGTCAGCACATAGATCAGGCCGAACATCGAGGTCAGCATGCCGATGGTGGTCACAACGGCGGCGAATTCGATGATCGGCCGGATCGACGGGATGACGATGTGCCACCAGGTGCCGAATAGCCCGGCGCCGTCGAGCTTCGCCGCTTCCAGCATGTCGGAGGGGACCGTGGAGAGCCCGGCGAGGAAGATGAGCAGGCTCATGCCGAAGGTCGCCCAGAGCTGGACGGCGATCAGGCTGAACAGCGCGGTCGACGAGTTGCCGAGCCAGTCGACGGCCGAAAAGCCGAGCGCCTTCAGCATGGCGTTGAACGAGCCGTCATAGCGCAGCAGCATGTTGAAGATCGCGCCGACGATGACCGACGACAGCACGGCCGGGAAGAAATAGACGGCGCGGAACAGTTTGCCGCCCGGCACGCCCTGGTGGATCAGGATCGCGAGCAGCATCGGCAACCCGATCCAGACCGGCAGCGTCGCCAGCAGGATCAGCATGTTGACGATGCTGTCGATGAAGACGGGATCGCGGGTCAGCGCCGCGTAGTTGGCGATACCGACGAAGCGGGCGGCCGACATGCCGTCATAATCGGTGAGCGAGGTGCCGAAGCCCCAGATGAGCGGCACGATGCGGAAGACGATCACCAGCGCCAGCGCCGGCACGACGAAGAGCAGGCCGAGCCGGCCGGGATCATCGCCCAGCAGGCGGCGGCGGGGTGCGGATACGGACCGATCGCTCATTGTTGCCTCCGTCATGGCCGGGATCGTCCCGGCCAGTCACGGCTTCGCGTGGCGGCGGGGACGCATGTCATCGAAAGCTCGGGCCTGCATGGCCGGGACGGACCCGGCCATGACGAGGCGTCCGGGAGGCGCGGCCGTTACTTCTTCTTCGCCTGCGCCTGCACTTCGTCCATGCGGGCGAGCGCCTTGTCGACGGTCGTCTCGCCGGTGAAGAGCAACTGGCTCTGGCGGTGCCATTCCTCGGTCTCGGCGGTCGCCATGTTGTTGTGGGCGAGCGGCACGCCATCGGCGAGCCAGCCGAGGATCACCTTGGCCGAGGGGCTCGCGACCTTGGACGTATCGACCTTGGTGTCGGCGGGGATGGCGCCGGCCGATTCGAAGAAGACCTGCATATGCGGCGTATCGGCGAAGCTCTTGGCGAGTTCGACCGCGAGGTCCTTGTTCGGCGAGAAGGCGGTGACGCCGTAGCCGATGCCGCCGGCGAGCGGCAGCTTCAGCGATCCGTCTCCGCCCGCGACCGGCG
Encoded here:
- a CDS encoding carbohydrate ABC transporter permease — encoded protein: MSDRSVSAPRRRLLGDDPGRLGLLFVVPALALVIVFRIVPLIWGFGTSLTDYDGMSAARFVGIANYAALTRDPVFIDSIVNMLILLATLPVWIGLPMLLAILIHQGVPGGKLFRAVYFFPAVLSSVIVGAIFNMLLRYDGSFNAMLKALGFSAVDWLGNSSTALFSLIAVQLWATFGMSLLIFLAGLSTVPSDMLEAAKLDGAGLFGTWWHIVIPSIRPIIEFAAVVTTIGMLTSMFGLIYVLTAGGPGTSTTLPEFLIWLEQGRMNRPGYASAISMVLFALMAGLAFIQIRIMSRNASL